The genomic stretch GCTTAGCAACATTAGTTAGTTTGAACCTGTATCAATATACATAGTAGGCGCTGCAGATTAACCATTATTAATCGTTCCTTGGAGCCTGAACGATGTCACCCAGACAAGTAACATAACGATGTTGAAGAATGTTCAAACGCACTCTGCTCTTGAATCGCCTTAGCATGTTTTAATTTATAATCCTGCTTTATACGTTTGCACTCTTCCACTAGCTTCAAAATTTTTCTACAACGTTTCGTTTAACTTTGTGGGGAGACCTTCCTGATTCCAGATCGCGTAGACTTCTGACGCAACAATATCAGTActttcagaaattgattttttatgatttttacgaTGGAATCGGTAGAAGCTCAATAGGTCTTGTTCAAAAGGAAGATGTGTCTCTGGTCATTCCTATCGCATATCCTAAGCGCCTGTTAAAATATCTCTTTTACCTTTAAGTCTGTGCGACTCTGTTCAGACTTCAAGAAACGATAAATACTGGTTAATCTGCAGCGCTTACTACGTATATTGATACAGATTCAAACAAACTAATGTTACTAAGCAACCGTAGTCGAGAATGGTTGACGCGATGTTGCACACACTGATGATTATCACATTTTACAATATTCTTTCCATAATTAAATTCGAATAGCTCAACAACGATTCAAGCTAagatttttgtgtcttctaggAAGTTTATTCTAGTTCTAGTTTATAATTCCCAATCTTTCTGTGGTATAGGATGGTTGCTAGTGTAAGATTTGGTACGCTTTTTAAAACTTTAATttcagaaaacaccaaaattgcaaattttcaGAAGAGCCGAAAATGTTATAACAAAGAAATTAAAGCCACAAGCCGTGAAATGTTTTTTCTCTTCTATAATAAGCATAATAAGCATGCAAAGTGATATATAAGGAGAAATAGGTAATCAATTCCAACCTAGTTTCTTTAGTACATGTAAGAAAACCTGCTCTATTGGAATAAACATCTTggtaaggcgaccaaacaacactaaaATATTTTAGAATAGTTTAAACACATGCAACAAAGAGAGCTTTTTAAAGTCTTTACAatggttattgaatttttttacttAGCATTCTGTTAGTTTTATTGGTGATCATATTGTAGAGATCCATTAATGTTAGCTTGAAATCCATAATCACTCCTAAGTCGCTAATTTGATGACACCTTTCTACAATTTGCTGTCAAAAAGTTGTGTATcatataatattgcatttttgcacgttgaaataaaaaagactTTATTTGTACTAAATGTAGAAATGTTTGGTTGGAATTGTAAAATATCTGATTTGACTCTAATTTCCAtgtaaaattttatatcatcgGCATAAATCAATACTTTAAGACAATGCAACACAAAGGTTACAtcattaacaaaaaaaattaatagcaGAGAATCTAAATGTGAGCCTTGTGCAACTTCAGGTgtcatttattaatttatttatttttttcgtcaatcatatatgtagactggttacaataatttctaaactatacacgaacataaaacaaattaattttgtgtcctcagcctcaaggacttgaaatactgttttagtttataccgggacatcgtaaaatcaatggcttcgcagtgttgattataggaattcatcatactatttataggtccattttttgcgtattccgtacgatgatggttaagagcaaataaactacggtgtcgaagttgtcgaatgggtgcataaaagttcaatttagaaagtagtactgctgagtcaacgttctgcgaaacgatatcgtttacaaatgaagccatcgcgtactctcgccgttcttttaatgtttgaatgtcaatcaacatgcagcgtgcttcatatgacggaagacgatgtgcggtccaacctagcttacgaagagcatatagtagaaattgcttttgtactgattctattctttcttcatgtacagtattccagtattgacctcacataggcgatatacaaagttttgatagtgtacgggtcttgaaaattgtagcagaagcgtttgatgaaccctaacatgttgtttgccttgtgtatgatagtgttatagtggtcgatgaaattaagtttagaatctaagattattcctaaatccctaacatatcacatttcttcacattctgatcccctaatgcaattacgattttgggcgttgttagttttctgctaaaggatattacactgcattttttaacatttaattcaagtaggcttttcttacaccagatgtaaaatgtgtggatttcattctgaaatacattgatgtcttcttgactttttatttccaaaaacagcttcatgtcgtcggcatatattagaactttaatatttttgaggatgaaggaaatgtcgtttacgtacaaaataaaaagaagtggtcctagatgggagccttggggaacacctgaagtaacttaatggggtttgacttttttccattaaattttattatttgttgcctgtttgttaaatatgattcaagccacttcaggagaccagactcaattccaattttttgcagtttaaaaagtagcattggtatgtcaatacgatcaaatgctttgctaaagtctgtatagagagcttcaacatggttcccattatccattgcattcaatgagtaatctacgaactcaagtaaatttgtggatgtagagcggcctttgaagaagccgtgttgtttgtcagttattcaatttttgacttgagcaaatatcttttcattgacaattgcctcaaagagttttggaatgcaagagataatagcggttccacgataattacgtatgtcagatttacgcccagatttgaaaataggcactaaaaatgagcttttccatatatctgggaagactccagttcccaacgacatattgaacagccagaacaaaggagatgtaagttccttcgaaagatttttcatgagtgctggaggtattccgtcaggtccaggtcttctggaagggtctaaatttctcagaccctgcaaaacatcctgtacctgaagttggttgTCACCAatgtttcttggatattctggataaaatgcaaaataatcgcggtcgcgattttcttcgAAAAATGTGGTCTAGATTTCcaggaaaaattttgcaaagagattgcaatttttctccgagttatcaccaacatgttcatcgagttgcattattgatgaaaaattgtctgattttagttttgttttgacgtaattgaagaagatttgttttgacgtaattgaTTTCAACTGGAATAGAAAGGTGCTCCTTAAACCTGACCGTTTGTGTCCTATTCAtcaaataaaattcaatccATTAAAGAAACCTTATGTGGTTCTTCACCTGATTCAATATTTTCTGGTTTGCGGAATCTTCAAAAAGTTTGAGGATGCATGATATCATAGCATGGCTTTGCTTagagtcaagaaaaaaaataacaaagtttGTGACGCatgtcgatgttgctgctggtagagataaCAAGTCACTGGCTCCACATGGTCTCCATCTCTCACACAGAAGTTATtgcaacttccactgagggtgtttaAACAATAACCAGCTATGAATAATaatctctactgagtaaatgtacgaagtgcgagaattggataagcgatacaaaactcgattctagaactacgtcttcaacttttttttgtaagatttggatcaCTGCGACCGTTCTTTTGTGGTCCTTCAACGTTATGCGGTGGTATAACgaaaacgcatctgaccggacATCAGAAGTTGTTGGTTCGAGTCGCACcggctgaactatatttttcgtggttttcactatcatatttccagttaaTTTAATTATCTATCTTCATCGCTACATTTAGTCCTTaaccaaaaaataataatagcacgacttattttatactatccgacgtttcgtcactggtcattgacatcttcaggggcaaaatattttttgttcgttccttgtcaagATGCTTTTTTAAGTTTATCGTCAATACTTATTGGGGCGATTTCGGgtacattaaccctctagtgcccaagttgatttctagacgggctttggtaaaatcactatgaatcactataaacactttttaagtattcattaaagcttttcagaatttcgactgaagcccgccaaatggcggcattgggcactagagggttaactctGTTTGCTGTGAACCTATTGCGATGGCGGATGGGAACATTTTGACAATGAACGAACAATTAAtattttcccctgaagatgtcactgaccagtaacgaaacgtcggatagtataaaataagtcgtTCTAATTCATGTGACTGCACAGCCGAAAGTATAACATAAGTACACAACATCCCAACAGTCGAAAACTcagcaaaattcatgaaataaaaatagcatgacttcgCTTAGAgtcaagaaaagaaaaaaaaagttatttatttgttcttaTAAGTGCGAAGGTACTCAAAGTACCttattttgtcacttttttataaacggttcgaaaaagtttaaaaaatgtgttgcagatttgctttgaaTCATTACTGTCAAAGTTGTCATATTGTATGCGAGATGGGAATTTATTAGGCTTCCTTTAACCGAgtgcaaatttgaaaaaaaaactgtttaagGTCAGATTGAAAGGAATTCTCATAAGCACCATATATTTTGGTATCCAATTCATAGCATAGTATAGAAAGTTTAGATTTCACTGTTCAATAAAAGTGGAACCCAGATATCTTCAAATTCGGCATGCTATCTGAGTTTTAATTTGCTCAGAACCACACTGAACTCCAACAGCCACAAGCACTTCTCCACCTGATTTTTTTATAAGATAATGATAAATCACAATCCCTCCTGAACACATTAAAGGTGGAAGCTTTTTCACTTTTAATAACATTGATGTCCGTGTGGAGAAcaaaaaccttcgaagacaCTGAATTGAAAGAATAGCTCGAAGAGGATCCCAGGAAGGCTTGGTATTAGAGGTTCTCCCCCTAAAACCATTGCCTTCCTTTGGGaatgattcaaaaataaaaatccgaATACTGTTCGAAAAACGGCCACAATACGAGTAGAGGCACAAAAAAGTGATTGCACTGCATGACAACcctcggcctcatactgccaaGGCTCTTGAAATTTACATATAAATGCTCAAATGGGAGTTCCGAGCTCATGCGCCGTCCGGTTATTACTTGTTCCGTTCGATGGCACCTGGTCTGGCTTACCAGAAGTTCTATTCATATGAAGACATCGAAAAACGATTTGAACTAGAAAGATAGGGCAAAGCTGTGGCAGTGAACCCTGAAGCTGCAATAAAAAGTCTGAAATTCCTAACCATTCTGTTTATtgtaactacgtattttcaaagAGTCATTTGGGTCcatgtttttttcgttttgagaTAAAGAGTCTTGATTTTGAAGTGTTACTCTACTTCTAATCAGAAATATTGGACCATTATAGTTAATTTTATTCTGCAATCACGATTTTTGTAAGCGAAATAAGAGTTAGATTTACTAACAACATCAATAGAACGTGCTTAAACTTTTCTGCTGATTTAGTATGATGATTTTACAGTACGCGCACTGCCGCAGTAAACTTCCAGCACACGGCGCTCATGCGCACATCAAATTTGCAAATACTGCCCTGAAAAACGGCCACCATTACCGCCTCTAATGCCGCGCGAGCCGGGGCGCAACAATTGGCTGCGAAATTTCTCAATCAACCTAATCTGTCCAGATGGGGAACGTTATCCAACCCGAACCGTTCGGAGTGCTGCACAAAGAAAATCATTACCATAAATTTACAACCGTCATAAATGGTGACTCTATGAGAGGGCATGCCCCGATCTGGCGGCACCGTTGGCCGTTGGGTTTCGCGTCGTGCCGTCGGGCTTCAAATAGATTGAAACGTGCAATCAATTCACAACTGGCCACAAAACAAGCGAGGAGCGGAAAAAATCGGCCAGCAGGCACACGCGAGTCGGGCGGGTAATCGCAAACCAATTTGAACATCGTTGCCTTCCACCGTGGTCTTTACAAATCATTACGACCTTTTCCACCCAATCGCGGGACCCATCCGACTCATCCCGCTTCCCAGCTTCCCcgctaaacttaccggaaaggTAGTTGATCCTCTTAAGAGAGTCTTcaaaaattgcttcaaaaaccaCACCAGATAATGATCGAACATCACGATTCCATTTTCGcgtcttatttttttttcgctgccgTTGCTTGTTGTATCTTATAGGAAGAAGGAGACGAAGGTGAAGAAGAAGCGAGTTGATAGTGTTTCCCGGGTTCGTATCACGCGCCAAAGCCCTCTAACAACATCACGGAAAACAAACAAACCGCAGCACTCCAAAGGCATCCAAACGAAGCCGCCTAGGTTGGGATTTTGCTTGCTGGCCTGCCACTAGTGCCACACAATATGGATGGCTGGTCATACACACGAATGACGGGGCGCCTCCTTGCCAACCGCTGAAGACACTCGTTTACTCGATGGTGGAAGCGCACGAATGGGAAAAAGGGGAGCTACGAGTACGGGTATACATCAGCAACATTAACAAAAAGAATGATCTCTATTATGTTGGTGCTTGGTTTGAGCGCGCGCGCGCCCGTCTGGACTCCTTCTTCAGTGGGCAAAAGAACGAACACGCGATCATCAGTGATCGCGAGCTCGAGAGGAGGGAAAACAGAGAGTACAGTTCTCTACAGAAATGGAACCAAATCACCATCAGAGACACCCACGTGCCGTCGTCGTAGTCGTTCGAGTGTCCTACTCTTCCCGTGGTTTGGTTAGGTCAATTGAGGCTCGCGACAGGGGGAAAACAAAATAGTATGCATAAATGGAAATCTAGAGCGGAGAACTTCTCTCCATGCACAAATTCAACCGTGGGGAAGGTTGGAGACGCAGTGGGTTGCAATTGAATATGGAAAGCGATAGATTTATGCGCGACGTTTCGATCTGAGCTGGTTTTACGAGACCCCATCGATCGATCGACCGAGGCCCGCCTGCGCTAGCGCCTGGTGTGGTCAAATCGGCATGATgggattttcaatttatttatggCCAATCTGGTTAATTGGAACGGGGACGCAAAACTGTACCAAATCAATTGCTTGCTGCTGCTCTTTTTGTGAGCCGGAATATCGCTCTCAGGAAATCAATCGGCGACGATTGACGATTGACGGACGGTgcttttcaacaattttgaaaGGATCCACCATTCTGCTGTCGATCGGAAGGGGATTGGAAATCCTTTTCACTTGGCAGTAGCAAAACCGAGGAACAATTCAatccgggtttttttttttatttcgcttggCACAGGCGGTTCCTTTTGTCATATCGCTCCTCTCGGGTTAGGAAAGAAAGCAGCACTTCACAATATCAAAAGCTAATAGCTATTTAAATATTTACTCTGCGACAGTTGGGATTTATTTTCCTCGCGGAACTGAACCAGGCAAGGAGTTATGGCACTCGCGCGCCGCTCAATTGTCTGAACCGCCGCGCTGTGAATGCGACTCATTGTTCTGCCGGAATGTGCCTGTCGAGCTTTCAAAACAAACATTTGCCTTCGTTTCCTCCGTTTGCCGGAGAACATAATGAATGACTCAATTAATTCCCGTTTCACgttttttctctgctttcagATTGTCCCACTTGGCGGAGGAATGCCAGGAGAGATCCAGCAGTGACTAAGCTTCCTGGAAAGATGCGAGAAAAAGATCACTCACCAAGAAAAATGCTTCCCAGTCCTAAGCAAGGGGCGGTCTATCCGCTACTTGGCCTGGGCTCGACCGTGTCGGCTCAGCTTCCGTTCGATTTTTCCACCAACAATCGCTCCTCGTCGTCGAATTTATTACACCAGCAGCAAAGTCTGCTGGATCAGCCGCTGGACCTGCGGGTGGATCATAAAAAGTCCACCAACAGCAGTAACTCGACCACCTCCGACGAAGAGGAACCTCCGCGAGCTGCCCACGAGGACACCAAACCGGGCAGTGTGATATCATTCCAggacaataataataacaacaatctgAGCAATAACAACACCCCAAGCAACCGAAAAAGTCCGAGTCCTgtaaacaataacaataacaacaacaatagcgTTAAATACACCAACAATAACCACATCAACGTGAAAGACGAGTTCCGAATATCTAACCTAGCGAGTCACAACTCTCCAATATTCCCACCCCCGGGGATAAATCCACTGATGCTAGAGGCGATCGCGAAAGCCGGGCTGCCTCTGCCCGGTTATCGAAATTCCTTTCTACCGGCGCGCTCCCCCGTCACGTACGATCTCCAGCGGCTGAAGGAGCGAGACGCGCTCGCCGCGAGTCTAACCCAGCTGCGCCAAGGTGCGAACGGAAATGGAATCCCcaccagcaacaacaacaataacaacaacaacaactcgAACAGCATCAACCACAATCTGCCACCGGGAGCCGCCAAGAACAAGGATCGCTACTCGTGCAAGTTCTGCGGCAAAGTGTTCCCCCGGTCCGCTAACCTGACGCGGCATCTGCGGACGCACACCGGCGAGCAGCCCTACAAGTGCAAGTACTGCGAACGTTCCTTCAGCATATCGAGCAACCTGCAGCGTCACGTGCGGAACATCCACAACAAGGAGCGTCCCTTCAAGTGTGCCCTTTGCGAGCGCTGCTTCGGTCAACAAACCAACCTCGATCGTCACCTCAAGAAGCACGAAGCCGATGCTGCCGGGTTGGGACTCGGTCTGGACGAACGTCTTCGGGCGGCCCGACGAAACAGTCGAGGCATCCCGGAAGACTCGTACTTCGAGGAGATTCGTTCCTTCATGGGCAAGGTGACCCAACTGCCGATCCCACTGCGGATGCAATCGCACCAACCGCACCACCAGCAACCCCATCAATCGCAACTACACCAGCAGAGTACACTTTCGGCCCAGGTTCAGGCCgcccagcaacagcagcaggccCAGCACGATCAGACCGGATCGTCCCGCAGTTCGACAC from Wyeomyia smithii strain HCP4-BCI-WySm-NY-G18 chromosome 3, ASM2978416v1, whole genome shotgun sequence encodes the following:
- the LOC129727054 gene encoding transcription factor hamlet, which encodes MREKDHSPRKMLPSPKQGAVYPLLGLGSTVSAQLPFDFSTNNRSSSSNLLHQQQSLLDQPLDLRVDHKKSTNSSNSTTSDEEEPPRAAHEDTKPGSVISFQDNNNNNNLSNNNTPSNRKSPSPVNNNNNNNNSVKYTNNNHINVKDEFRISNLASHNSPIFPPPGINPLMLEAIAKAGLPLPGYRNSFLPARSPVTYDLQRLKERDALAASLTQLRQGANGNGIPTSNNNNNNNNNSNSINHNLPPGAAKNKDRYSCKFCGKVFPRSANLTRHLRTHTGEQPYKCKYCERSFSISSNLQRHVRNIHNKERPFKCALCERCFGQQTNLDRHLKKHEADAAGLGLGLDERLRAARRNSRGIPEDSYFEEIRSFMGKVTQLPIPLRMQSHQPHHQQPHQSQLHQQSTLSAQVQAAQQQQQAQHDQTGSSRSSTPSEPASPAGSSRSAQLEIKMEANDDDDDEGEQVQVT